From Toxorhynchites rutilus septentrionalis strain SRP chromosome 2, ASM2978413v1, whole genome shotgun sequence, a single genomic window includes:
- the LOC129767120 gene encoding clavesin-2-like yields the protein MNVPSVEKSLKQYEVYKFTLSEQYRKTALDELRESDETRRQALEQLREWVVKNPAILGCRMDALFLLRFLRVRKFNHLQACETLERYLVMNQRYPKWFRKLDTAEPWVDEMIEDWPLLPLGYDKAGRLVLLAKMGNVNLERFTNAALVRLFTMAMETYYDEEKVQITGTVHIYDDTDITMGHIAQWPITDIIAYMKCVKHSFPQRIREIHLLNMPRYAAATVELCLNLLSEKMRTRFYQHRSVKDMTKIVDQSILPKEYGGNIPIDELQKQFRQRLTKYRDTILALDQMEVDESKLSPFSKNDNWLENDSGVIGSFRKLNVD from the exons ATGAACGTACCGAGTGTTGAAAAGTCGTTGAAGCAGTATGAAGTGTACAAGTTTACACTTTCGGAACAGTACCGAAAAACTGCTCTCGATGAACTCCGGGAAAGTGATGAAACTCGGCGCCAGGCGTTGGAACAATTGCGCGAGTGGGTCGTGAAAAATCCAGCAATTTTAGGATGTCGAATGGATGCTTTGTTCCTTTTGCGATTTCTACGCGTGCGTAAATTCAACCATCTTCAAGCATGTGAAACCCTGGAACGGTATCTTGTGATGAATCAGCGTTATCCTAAATGGTTTAGGAAATTGGACACTGCAGAACCATGGGTGGACGAAATGATTGAGGATTGGCCTCTACTTCCGCTGGGTTATGATAAAGCTGGCAGGTTGGTATTATTAGCCAAGATGGGAAACGTTAATCTGGAGCGTTTTACAAACGCGGCACTAGTGCGGTTGTTTACGATGGCCATGGAAACTTATTATGACGAAGAAAAAGTCCAGATTACCGGAACTGTTCATATTTACGATGACACTGATATCACGATGGGTCACATAGCGCAGTGGCCAATAACGGATATTATCGCCTATATGAAATGCGTGAAACATTCTTTTCCTCAGAGAATAAGGGAAATCCATTTGCTTAATATGCCGAGATATGCTGCTGCTACTGTGGAATTGTGTTTAAACCTTCTGAGTGAGAAAATGAGAACACGCTTTTAT CAACATCGGTCGGTGAAGGATATGACGAAAATCGTAGATCAATCCATTCTCCCTAAAGAATATGGAGGTAACATTCCGATTGATGAGTTGCAGAAACAATTCAGACAACGGTTGACTAAGTATCGGGACACAATCTTAGCTCTGGATCAGATGGAGGTGGATGAGTCTAAGCTTTCCCCGTTTTCGAAGAACGACAACTGGTTGGAGAATGACTCTGGAGTTATTGGCAGTTTTAGGAAGTTGAACGTAGATTAG
- the LOC129771404 gene encoding clavesin-1-like: MASSELFSVEKKPSEYKSYVCVLSDRDRQQAKLTLGEDEAVREKALQHMRDWIARHQHIKKCRTDPLFLLRFLRARSFNLPDTCEMLERYLSMRQVFRVWLENLDPEDKYMKQLVATEGALPLGLDAQGRMVALVKVRNFDATKYSCYHLGRFTHMALESFYDDEQVQIGGGVTIIDCQDASMAHFTIFKLSDIKNFMECLKYALPVRVQEVHVIGLPRIGAAIGDLILNFASAEMKQRIFFHTEMADAIKMFDLSLLPIEYGGTQDARDITERLRKRLINSRSSLVQLDELEIDESQYAEFWNQRKGDDVEFGMEID; the protein is encoded by the exons ATGGCGAGTTCGGAACTtttcagtgttgaaaaaaagccCTCGGAATATAAATCCTACGTTTGTGTGCTATCGGATCGAGATCGTCAGCAGGCTAAGTTGACACTGGGAGAGGATGAAGCTGTACGGGAGAAGGCCCTGCAACATATGCGCGATTGGATAGCGCGACATCAGCACATCAAAAAGTGTCGTACCGATCCGCTGTTCCTGTTGAGGTTCCTGAGAGCCCGATCGTTCAATCTTCCGGATACATGCGAAATGTTGGAGAGGTACCTATCGATGCGGCAGGTGTTCAGGGTTTGGCTCGAAAATCTGGATCCGGAGGATAAATACATGAAGCAATTGGTGGCGACTGAAGGGGCGCTCCCACTAGGACTCGATGCTCAGGGACGAATGGTGGCCCTGGTTAAGGTTCGTAACTTCGATGCCACCAAGTACAGCTGCTATCATTTGGGGCGATTCACACATATGGCGCTGGAATCATTCTACGATGATGAGCAGGTTCAAATTGGGGGTGGGGTCACGATCATCGATTGTCAGGACGCTAGTATGGCAcatttcacaattttcaagttgtCCGATATTAAAAACTTTATGGAGTGTCTAAAGTATGCTCTCCCCGTGAGAGTGCAGGAAGTTCACGTGATCGGACTGCCTCGGATAGGCGCCGCTATCGGTGATCTTATTCTTAACTTTGCCAGCGCTGAGATGAAGCAGAGAATATTT TTCCATACTGAAATGGCCGACGCaataaaaatgttcgatttgtCATTGCTACCAATCGAATATGGCGGAACACAAGACGCGAGGGACATTACCGAGCGATTGAGGAAGCGTCTGATTAACAGTAGAAGTTCATTGGTGCAATTGGACGAACTGGAGATTGATGAATCTCAATACGCTGAGTTTTGGAATCAAAGAAAGGGTGATGATGTAGAGTTTGGGATGGAAATTGattga
- the LOC129768792 gene encoding general transcription factor IIE subunit 2: MDPALLREREAFKRRAMATPTVEKKARTEPSYASPKDVKKARPSVAPPKMDASNYKSMSGSSQYRFGVLAKIVKHMRARHQEGEDHPLSLEDILDETNQLDIGSSVKTWLQGEALKNNPKIEVTPEGRFMFKAVYRLKDGKSLMRLLKQQDLKGLGGVLLDDVQESLPHCEKVLKIRASEIVFITRPNDKKKVLFYNDRTANFQIDEDFQKLWRSVTVDAMDDAKIDEYLEKQGIRSMQDHGPKKPAIPKRKKAQAKKRQFKKPRDNEHLADVLETYEDNTLTQSNAVQEIKQNN; encoded by the exons ATGGATCCAGCATTGCTTAGAGAACGCGAGGCCTTTAAACGGCGGGCTATGGCCACCCCAAC CGTCGAGAAGAAGGCCCGGACGGAACCAAGCTATGCAAGCCCCAAGGACGTTAAGAAGGCAAGACCCTCTGTGGCACCACCGAAGATGGATGCCAGCAA CTACAAAAGTATGTCCGGAAGTTCGCAATACCGCTTCGGAGTACTTGCCAAGATTGTGAAGCACATGCGCGCTCGCCATCAGGAGGGTGAAGATCATCCACTCTCGCTAGAGGATATACTGGATGAAACCAATCAGTTGGATATTGGATCGAGTGTGAAGACCTGGCTGCAAGGGGAAGCACTGAAGAATAATCCAAAGATTGAGGTCACCCCGGAGGGGCGCTTCATGTTCAAGGCTGTGTATAGACTAAAGGATGGTAAGAGCTTGATGCGTCTGCTGAAGCAGCAGGATCTGAAAGGTTTGGGAGGTGTTCTGCTGGACGATGTACAGGAATCGCTTCCACACTGTGAGAAAGTTCTAAAAATTCGCGCATCGGAAATTGTGTTCATCACTCGTCCGAATGACAAGAAAAAGGTTTTGTTCTACAACGATCGAACGGCAAATTTTCAGATTGATGAAGACTTTCAGAAGCTGTGGCGATCGGTGACAGTGGACGCAATGGATGATGCTAAGATTGATGAATACCTGGAGAAACAAGGTATCCGGTCGATGCAAGATCATGGACCGAAAAAGCCAGCTATTCCGAAGCGGAAGAAAGCCCAGGCTAAGAAGAGGCAGTTCAAGAAACCGAGGGACAATGAGCATTTGGCGGATGTTTTGGAGACGTATGAGGACAACACGCTTACCCAATCGAATGCGGTGCAGGAAATTAAGCAAAATAATTAA
- the LOC129768926 gene encoding clavesin-1-like gives MSDSPVFCVDKKPASYERYEFTLSDQYRKLAKEELREDDDIREQSLQQLREWIAKHPYIRKCRTDAVFLLRFLRFRKFSVPQAQAAIERYMAMRQTFPEWFQKFDSNDKLMQEVIDDEVYSILGRDGEGRTVVLIRFGRFNVEKLRPVDIFRYTMMFIELLLDDEEVQIGGYRVWVDYTESTMKHYGMWGVSDLKLFMDAVNRSMPMRIREIQGAKLPKFAIAIANLMLTFASDKLKERINCNATLLESKKYFDESLWPQEYGGPINIGELTRRLRKRFAETRDAILSLDDMDIDIIHYSALWNQGGTNTASDIEGGISGCFRKLNVD, from the exons ATGAGCGACTCACCTGTGTTCTGTGTGGACAAAAAACCTGCCAGCTACGAGCGGTATGAATTTACACTCTCGGATCAGTACAGGAAGCTGGCCAAAGAGGAGCTCCGGGAGGACGACGATATTCGCGAGCAATCGCTCCAACAACTGCGCGAATGGATCGCCAAGCATCCGTACATACGCAAGTGTCGCACGGATGCTGTGTTTTTGCTGCGATTTTTGAGATTTCGGAAGTTTTCCGTGCCCCAGGCACAAGCTGCCATCGAGCGGTACATGGCGATGCGTCAAACTTTCCCCGAGTGGTTCCAGAAGTTCGACTCGAACGATAAATTAATGCAGGAAGTGATCGACGACGAGGTGTACTCGATTCTGGGGCGAGACGGGGAAGGCCGAACAGTGGTTTTAATCCGGTTTGGGCGATTCAACGTGGAAAAATTAAGGCCGGTGGATATATTCCGTTACACAATGATGTTCATCGAACTGCTGCTGGACGATGAAGAGGTGCAAATTGGTGGATATCGAGTTTGGGTTGATTATACCGAGAGCACTATGAAGCATTACGGAATGTGGGGCGTTTCGGATTTGAAGCTGTTTATGGATGCGGTCAACAGATCGATGCCGATGAGGATCCGTGAAATTCAGGGAGCAAAGTTGCCAAAATTCGCAATTGCCATTGCGAATTTAATGCTAACTTTCGCCTCGGACAAGTTGAAGGAGAGAATAAAC TGTAACGCAACGTTGCTGGAGTCAAAGAAATACTTTGACGAATCTTTGTGGCCGCAAGAATACGGTGGCCCAATCAATATTGGAGAACTGACGCGAAGGCTAAGGAAACGGTTTGCTGAGACCCGTGATGCTATTTTGTCTCTAGATGATATGGATATCGATATTATACATTATTCTGCTCTTTGGAACCAAGGCGGTACGAATACGGCCAGCGATATTGAAGGTGGAATCTCTGGATGTTTCAGGAAATTGAATGTGGATTAG